The following proteins are co-located in the Burkholderia sp. HI2500 genome:
- the dnaE gene encoding DNA polymerase III subunit alpha codes for MSDPRFVHLRVHSEFSIADGIVRIDDIVKAAAADGQGALALTDLGNAFGLVRFYQEARGKGIKPIAGCDVWIANPDDRDKPSRLLLLVKDKVGYLNLCELLSKAWLTNQYRGRAELDASWLDGERSKGLLALSGAQQGDIGLALAAGNEEAARRHAERWAKVFPGGFYIELQRYGQPGAEAYIQQAATLAAALKLPVVATHPTQFMTDDDFTAHEARVCISEGDILANPRRQKRFTTDQYFRTQDDMVALFADLPSAIANTVEIAKRCNLKLELGKPKLPLFPTPDGMSLDDYLVQLSKEGLETRLAQLYPVEAERDAQRDTYYKRLEFECGTITKMGFPGYFLIVADFINWAKNNGVPVGPGRGSGAGSLVAYALGITDLDPLRYNLLFERFLNPERVSMPDFDIDFCQHGRDRVIQYVKEKYGADAVSQIATFGTMAAKAAVRDIGRVLDLGYMFTDGIAKLIPFKPGKHVTIADAMKEEPQLQERYDHEDEVHQLLDLAQRVEGLTRNVGMHAGGVLIAPGKLTDFCPLYTQGDDGGVVSQYDKDDVEAVGLVKFDFLGLTTLTILDWAERYIRRLDPSKADWSLAQVPLDDPASFQILKKANTVAVFQLESRGMQGMLKDAQPDRFEDIIALVSLYRPGPMDLIPSFCARKHGREKVEYPDPRVEPVLKETYGIMVYQEQVMQMAQIIGGYSLGGADLLRRAMGKKKPEEMAKHREIFAEGAAKNGLTREKSDEIFDLMEKFAGYGFNKSHAAAYALLAYYTAWLKAHHPAEFMAANMTLAMDDTDKVKILFDDCVVNNLVVLPPDINASHYRFEPVAEADGKRSRTIRYGLGAVKGSGQNAIEEILRAREEKAFTDLFDFCERIDRRVVNRRTVEALIRAGAFDSLNTNRAQLIASVPLAMEAADQAEANAMQAGLFDMGAESPHAHALVDEPAWDDKRRLQEEKGALGFYLSGHLFDAYRDEVRRFVRQKVGDLKEGRDKLVAGIIASLRTQMTQRGKMLIALLDDGSGQCEITIFNEQFEANKALFKEDELLIVQGQARNDAFTGGIRFTADTVMDLERARSRYAQAVRLTMNGNADAAALRRVLEPHVSKDDPAANVVDAPAPRGGGRDGGRRPQAPLPNGLAVQVHYSNARAQGEMRLGDAWRVKPSDVLLAELRATFDGSVVEITY; via the coding sequence ATGTCAGATCCCCGCTTCGTCCATCTTCGCGTTCACTCCGAATTCTCGATTGCCGACGGCATCGTGCGCATTGACGACATCGTCAAGGCGGCGGCCGCGGACGGTCAGGGCGCGCTCGCGCTCACCGATCTCGGCAACGCATTCGGCCTCGTCCGTTTCTACCAGGAAGCCCGCGGCAAGGGCATCAAGCCGATCGCCGGCTGCGACGTCTGGATCGCCAATCCGGACGACCGCGACAAGCCGTCGCGGCTGCTGCTGCTCGTCAAGGACAAGGTCGGCTACCTGAATCTGTGCGAGCTGCTGTCGAAGGCGTGGCTCACGAACCAGTACCGCGGCCGTGCGGAGCTGGACGCGAGCTGGCTCGACGGCGAGCGCTCGAAAGGGCTGCTCGCGCTGTCGGGCGCGCAACAGGGCGATATCGGGCTCGCGCTTGCCGCGGGCAACGAAGAAGCCGCGCGCCGTCACGCCGAGCGCTGGGCGAAGGTGTTCCCGGGCGGCTTCTACATCGAGCTGCAGCGTTACGGCCAGCCGGGCGCCGAGGCGTACATCCAGCAGGCCGCAACGCTCGCCGCGGCGCTGAAGCTGCCGGTCGTCGCGACGCACCCGACGCAGTTCATGACCGACGACGATTTCACCGCGCACGAGGCGCGCGTGTGTATCTCGGAAGGCGACATCCTTGCGAACCCGCGGCGCCAGAAGCGTTTCACGACCGACCAGTATTTCCGCACGCAGGACGACATGGTCGCGCTGTTCGCCGACCTGCCGTCGGCGATCGCGAACACGGTCGAAATCGCGAAGCGCTGCAACCTGAAGCTCGAGCTCGGCAAGCCGAAACTGCCGCTGTTCCCGACGCCGGACGGCATGTCGCTCGACGACTACCTGGTCCAGCTGTCGAAGGAAGGGCTCGAGACCCGTCTCGCGCAGCTGTATCCGGTCGAGGCCGAGCGCGACGCGCAGCGCGACACGTATTACAAGCGTCTCGAATTCGAGTGCGGGACCATCACGAAGATGGGCTTCCCGGGCTACTTCCTGATCGTCGCGGACTTCATCAACTGGGCGAAGAACAACGGCGTGCCGGTCGGCCCGGGCCGCGGCTCGGGCGCCGGTTCGCTGGTCGCGTACGCACTCGGCATTACCGACCTCGACCCGCTGCGCTACAACCTGCTGTTCGAGCGCTTCCTGAACCCGGAACGCGTGTCGATGCCCGACTTCGACATCGACTTCTGCCAGCACGGCCGCGACCGCGTGATCCAGTACGTGAAGGAGAAGTACGGCGCGGACGCCGTGTCGCAGATCGCCACGTTCGGCACGATGGCCGCGAAGGCGGCCGTGCGCGACATCGGCCGCGTGCTCGACCTCGGCTACATGTTCACCGATGGCATCGCGAAGCTGATCCCGTTCAAGCCGGGCAAGCACGTGACGATCGCCGACGCGATGAAGGAAGAGCCGCAGCTGCAGGAGCGCTACGACCACGAGGACGAGGTGCACCAGCTGCTCGATCTCGCGCAGCGCGTCGAGGGCCTCACGCGTAACGTCGGGATGCACGCGGGCGGCGTGCTGATCGCGCCCGGCAAGCTGACCGATTTCTGCCCGCTGTACACGCAGGGCGACGACGGCGGCGTGGTCAGCCAGTACGACAAGGACGACGTCGAAGCCGTCGGCCTCGTGAAGTTCGACTTTCTGGGCCTCACGACGCTGACGATCCTCGACTGGGCCGAGCGCTACATCCGCCGCCTCGATCCGTCGAAGGCCGACTGGTCGCTCGCGCAGGTGCCGCTCGACGATCCCGCCTCGTTCCAGATCCTGAAGAAGGCCAACACGGTCGCGGTGTTCCAGCTGGAAAGCCGCGGGATGCAGGGCATGCTGAAGGATGCGCAGCCCGACCGCTTCGAGGACATCATCGCGCTCGTGTCGTTGTATCGTCCGGGCCCGATGGACCTGATCCCGAGCTTCTGCGCACGGAAGCACGGCCGCGAGAAGGTCGAGTATCCGGATCCGCGCGTCGAACCCGTCCTGAAAGAGACCTACGGCATCATGGTCTATCAGGAGCAGGTGATGCAGATGGCGCAGATCATCGGCGGCTACTCGCTCGGCGGCGCGGACTTGCTGCGTCGCGCGATGGGCAAGAAGAAGCCCGAGGAGATGGCCAAGCACCGCGAGATCTTCGCCGAGGGTGCGGCGAAGAACGGCCTCACGCGCGAGAAGTCCGACGAGATCTTCGACTTGATGGAGAAGTTCGCGGGCTACGGCTTCAACAAGTCGCACGCGGCCGCCTATGCGCTGCTCGCGTACTACACCGCGTGGCTGAAGGCGCACCATCCGGCCGAATTCATGGCGGCCAACATGACGCTCGCGATGGACGACACCGACAAGGTGAAGATCCTGTTCGACGACTGCGTCGTGAACAACCTTGTCGTGCTGCCGCCAGACATCAACGCTTCGCATTACCGCTTCGAGCCGGTCGCCGAAGCCGACGGCAAGCGCTCGCGCACGATCCGCTACGGCCTCGGCGCGGTGAAGGGCAGCGGCCAGAATGCGATCGAGGAAATCCTGCGCGCCCGCGAGGAAAAGGCGTTCACCGACCTGTTCGACTTCTGCGAGCGGATCGACCGGCGCGTCGTCAACCGCCGCACGGTCGAGGCGCTGATCCGTGCCGGCGCGTTCGATTCGCTGAACACGAACCGTGCGCAGCTGATCGCGTCGGTGCCGCTGGCGATGGAAGCGGCCGACCAGGCCGAGGCGAACGCGATGCAGGCCGGCCTGTTCGACATGGGTGCCGAGTCGCCGCACGCGCATGCGCTCGTCGACGAGCCCGCGTGGGACGACAAGCGCCGCCTGCAGGAAGAGAAGGGCGCGCTCGGCTTCTACCTGTCCGGCCATCTGTTCGACGCGTATCGCGACGAGGTGCGCCGCTTCGTGCGGCAGAAGGTCGGCGACCTGAAGGAAGGGCGCGACAAGCTCGTGGCCGGCATCATCGCGTCGCTGCGCACGCAGATGACCCAGCGCGGCAAGATGCTGATCGCGCTGCTCGACGATGGCTCGGGCCAGTGCGAGATCACGATCTTCAACGAGCAGTTCGAGGCGAACAAGGCGCTGTTCAAGGAAGACGAGCTGCTGATCGTGCAGGGGCAGGCGCGCAACGACGCGTTCACGGGCGGCATCCGCTTCACGGCCGATACCGTGATGGATCTCGAGCGCGCGCGCAGCCGCTATGCGCAGGCCGTCCGGCTGACGATGAACGGCAACGCCGACGCAGCCGCATTGCGCCGCGTGCTCGAGCCGCACGTGTCGAAGGACGATCCGGCGGCGAACGTGGTCGACGCACCGGCGCCGCGCGGCGGCGGGCGCGATGGTGGTCGTCGCCCGCAGGCGCCGCTGCCGAACGGGCTTGCGGTGCAGGTCCACTACAGCAACGCGCGGGCGCAGGGTGAAATGCGCCTCGGCGACGCATGGCGCGTGAAGCCGAGCGACGTGCTGCTCGCGGAGCTGCGTGCGACGTTCGACGGCAGCGTCGTCGAAATCACGTACTGA
- a CDS encoding DUF6726 family protein, whose translation MTPKWLRIGKLAVALALAVNLAGCGLAAAPCRVASAGLKIVPLVGHVAAAPTDACADVIDP comes from the coding sequence ATGACGCCGAAGTGGCTGCGTATCGGAAAGCTGGCCGTCGCGCTGGCGCTTGCAGTGAACCTCGCGGGTTGCGGGCTCGCGGCCGCACCGTGCCGGGTGGCCTCGGCCGGGCTCAAGATCGTGCCGCTCGTCGGTCATGTCGCGGCCGCACCGACCGACGCGTGTGCCGACGTCATCGATCCCTGA
- the gluQRS gene encoding tRNA glutamyl-Q(34) synthetase GluQRS has product MTGYRGRFAPSPTGPLHFGSLVGALASWLDARAHGGAWLVRIEDLDGPRTVPGAADDILATLAHFGMTPDEPPVWQSTRDAAYTAALERLVAAGLVYPCGCTRKEIADSLRAAHERHTTLAYPGTCRTGLHGKPARAWRLRVPDGDDAIVTFDDRWQHTQSQNLATEVGDFVLKRADGQWAYQLAVVVDDADAHITHVVRGADLLDSTARQIHLQHCLGVPTPRYLHVPVVVDANGEKLSKQTGATALERDDPLPALRAAAAHLGLAPDGTLAGTTLDTFYAAATAAWARRFGPQAG; this is encoded by the coding sequence ATGACCGGCTATCGCGGCCGCTTCGCGCCGTCGCCCACCGGCCCGCTGCATTTCGGCTCGCTGGTCGGTGCACTCGCGAGCTGGCTCGACGCACGCGCGCACGGCGGCGCATGGCTCGTACGCATCGAGGATCTCGACGGCCCGCGCACGGTGCCGGGCGCCGCCGACGACATCCTCGCGACGCTCGCGCATTTCGGCATGACGCCCGACGAGCCGCCCGTCTGGCAAAGCACGCGCGATGCCGCGTATACGGCCGCGCTCGAACGGCTCGTCGCGGCCGGGCTCGTCTATCCGTGCGGCTGCACGCGCAAGGAAATCGCCGATTCGCTGCGCGCCGCGCACGAGCGCCATACGACGCTCGCGTACCCGGGCACCTGCCGCACCGGCCTGCACGGCAAGCCCGCGCGCGCGTGGCGGCTGCGCGTGCCGGACGGCGACGACGCGATCGTCACGTTCGACGATCGCTGGCAGCACACGCAATCGCAGAACCTCGCGACCGAAGTCGGCGATTTCGTGCTGAAGCGCGCGGACGGCCAATGGGCCTACCAGCTCGCGGTCGTCGTCGACGATGCCGATGCGCACATCACGCACGTCGTGCGCGGCGCCGACCTGCTCGACTCGACCGCACGCCAGATCCACCTGCAGCACTGCCTCGGCGTGCCGACACCGCGATACCTGCACGTGCCCGTCGTCGTCGATGCGAACGGCGAGAAGCTCAGCAAGCAGACGGGCGCGACCGCGCTCGAACGCGACGATCCGCTGCCGGCGCTGCGGGCCGCGGCCGCGCACCTGGGCCTCGCGCCCGACGGCACGCTCGCTGGCACGACGCTCGATACGTTCTACGCCGCCGCCACGGCCGCATGGGCGAGGCGCTTCGGGCCGCAGGCCGGCTGA
- a CDS encoding MliC family protein: protein MIRQTLAALALAGTAVSVAHAAQLTVEEIDADSRQFTVYQCANQKQPVRVSYWLAGNGQSFALVPVNGKQMLFVDTVSASGARYQAGRYTWWTKGKEATLRDEIADQSSPPLLGDCVQVEKKKKKG, encoded by the coding sequence ATGATCCGCCAAACCCTCGCCGCGCTCGCGCTCGCCGGCACGGCCGTTTCCGTCGCGCATGCCGCGCAGCTGACCGTCGAAGAGATCGACGCCGATTCGCGTCAGTTCACCGTCTACCAGTGCGCGAACCAGAAGCAGCCGGTGCGCGTGTCGTACTGGCTCGCGGGCAACGGCCAGAGCTTCGCGCTCGTGCCGGTCAACGGGAAGCAGATGCTGTTCGTCGACACCGTGTCGGCGTCGGGCGCGCGCTACCAGGCCGGCCGCTATACGTGGTGGACGAAGGGCAAGGAAGCGACGCTGCGTGACGAGATCGCCGACCAGAGCTCGCCGCCGCTGCTGGGCGACTGCGTGCAGGTCGAGAAGAAAAAGAAGAAGGGCTGA
- a CDS encoding sulfurtransferase, with product MTIVNLAAYHFVSLDANEQWRPLVTARCNELGLRGTILLAPEGINLFIAGTREAADAFIAYIRHDPLFEGKFASLQFKESLSDSQPFRRMLVRLKREIITMKKPAIKPELGRAPFVDARTLKTWLDRGHDDTGRPVVMLDTRNAFEVDVGTFDDALDYRIDKFSEFPEVIDANRADLEGKTVVSFCTGGIRCEKAAIHMKEIGIENVYQLEGGILKYFEEVGGAHYHGDCFVFDYRTALNPQLQPTENVTCFACRAVVTPEAQQSPSYVPGKSCPACAPAASAA from the coding sequence ATGACCATCGTCAACCTCGCCGCCTACCACTTCGTGTCGCTCGACGCGAACGAGCAATGGCGCCCGCTCGTCACCGCCCGCTGCAACGAACTCGGCCTGCGCGGCACGATCCTGCTCGCGCCGGAAGGCATCAACCTGTTCATCGCCGGCACGCGCGAAGCCGCCGACGCGTTCATCGCGTACATCCGCCACGATCCGCTGTTCGAGGGCAAGTTCGCGTCGCTGCAGTTCAAGGAGAGCCTGTCCGACTCGCAGCCGTTCCGCCGCATGCTCGTGCGCCTGAAGCGCGAAATCATCACGATGAAGAAGCCGGCGATCAAGCCGGAACTCGGCCGCGCGCCGTTCGTCGACGCGCGTACGCTGAAGACGTGGCTCGATCGCGGCCACGACGACACGGGCCGCCCGGTCGTGATGCTCGACACGCGCAACGCGTTCGAAGTCGACGTCGGCACGTTCGACGACGCGCTCGACTACCGGATCGACAAGTTCAGCGAATTCCCCGAAGTGATCGACGCGAACCGTGCCGACCTCGAAGGCAAGACGGTCGTGTCGTTCTGCACGGGCGGCATCCGCTGCGAGAAGGCCGCGATCCACATGAAGGAAATCGGCATCGAGAACGTGTACCAGCTCGAAGGCGGGATCCTGAAGTACTTCGAGGAAGTCGGCGGCGCGCACTATCACGGCGACTGCTTCGTGTTCGACTACCGCACCGCGCTGAATCCGCAGCTCCAGCCCACCGAGAACGTCACGTGCTTCGCGTGCCGCGCGGTCGTCACGCCGGAAGCGCAACAGTCGCCGAGCTACGTGCCCGGCAAGTCGTGCCCGGCCTGCGCACCGGCGGCCAGCGCTGCGTAA
- a CDS encoding DEAD/DEAH box helicase: MSAGPAGLTHDVPAAPFERNATMSDSVAKPVDATFDQFGLAADILKAIAEQGYTTPTPIQAQAIPVVLAGRDVMGAAQTGTGKTASFSLPIIQRLLPQANTSASPARHPVRALILTPTRELADQVAANVHAYAKHTPLRSAVVFGGVDMNPQSAELRRGVEILIATPGRLLDHVQQKTANLGQVQILVLDEADRMLDMGFLPDLQRILNLLPKERQTLLFSATFSGEIKKLASTYLRNPQTIEVARSNSTNANVTQIVYDVAEGDKQAAVVQLLRDRGLKQVIVFCNSKIGASRLARNLERDGVVASAIHGDKTQIERMQALDAFKRGEIEALVATDVAARGLDIAELPAVINFDLPFSAEDYVHRIGRTGRAGATGDALSLCSPNERKQLADIEKLIKRPLEVQTLALDKPARHRHDERGNDRGGDRNSERGGERGGERGGRRDRDEHRGASGRRPGGSERGHHRRHEAPVDDFFLKPYEPSAPAKQQDDAQPAQQPEKKGPKRQVAALLGGFGMPRKPSA, from the coding sequence ATGAGCGCAGGCCCGGCTGGCCTGACGCACGATGTCCCCGCCGCGCCTTTTGAGCGAAACGCCACCATGTCCGATTCTGTCGCCAAGCCCGTCGACGCAACCTTCGATCAATTCGGCCTTGCCGCCGATATCCTGAAAGCCATTGCGGAGCAGGGCTATACGACGCCGACGCCGATCCAGGCGCAGGCCATTCCGGTCGTGCTCGCCGGCCGCGACGTCATGGGCGCCGCGCAAACGGGCACCGGCAAGACCGCGAGTTTCTCGCTGCCGATCATCCAGCGCCTGCTGCCGCAGGCCAACACGAGCGCGTCTCCGGCGCGCCACCCGGTGCGTGCGCTGATCCTCACGCCGACCCGCGAACTCGCCGACCAGGTCGCCGCGAACGTGCACGCGTATGCGAAGCACACGCCGCTGCGCAGCGCGGTCGTGTTCGGCGGGGTCGACATGAACCCGCAGTCGGCAGAGTTGCGCCGCGGTGTCGAGATCCTGATCGCGACGCCGGGCCGCCTGCTCGACCACGTGCAGCAGAAGACGGCGAATCTCGGCCAGGTGCAGATCCTCGTGCTCGACGAAGCCGACCGGATGCTCGACATGGGCTTCCTGCCGGATCTGCAGCGCATCCTGAACCTGCTGCCGAAGGAGCGCCAGACGCTGCTGTTCTCGGCCACGTTCTCGGGCGAAATCAAGAAGCTCGCGTCGACCTACCTGCGCAACCCGCAGACGATCGAAGTCGCGCGCAGCAACTCGACGAACGCGAACGTCACGCAGATCGTCTACGACGTCGCCGAAGGCGACAAGCAGGCGGCCGTCGTGCAGCTGCTGCGCGATCGCGGCCTCAAGCAGGTGATCGTGTTCTGCAACAGCAAGATCGGAGCAAGCCGGCTTGCGCGCAATCTCGAGCGCGACGGCGTGGTCGCGTCGGCGATCCACGGCGACAAGACGCAGATCGAGCGGATGCAGGCGCTCGACGCGTTCAAGCGCGGCGAGATCGAGGCGCTGGTTGCGACCGACGTGGCCGCGCGCGGACTCGACATCGCCGAACTGCCGGCCGTGATCAACTTCGACCTGCCGTTCAGCGCGGAAGACTACGTGCACCGGATCGGCCGTACCGGCCGTGCGGGTGCGACGGGCGACGCGCTGTCGCTGTGCAGCCCGAACGAGCGCAAGCAGCTCGCCGATATCGAGAAGCTGATCAAGCGTCCGCTCGAAGTGCAGACGCTCGCGCTCGACAAGCCGGCGCGCCATCGTCACGACGAGCGCGGCAACGACCGCGGCGGCGATCGCAACAGCGAGCGCGGTGGCGAGCGGGGCGGTGAACGAGGCGGCCGTCGCGATCGCGACGAGCATCGCGGTGCATCGGGGCGCCGTCCGGGCGGTTCCGAGCGCGGTCATCACCGTCGCCACGAAGCGCCGGTCGACGATTTCTTCCTGAAGCCGTATGAGCCGTCGGCGCCGGCGAAGCAGCAGGACGACGCGCAGCCTGCGCAGCAGCCCGAGAAGAAGGGGCCGAAGCGTCAGGTCGCCGCACTGCTCGGCGGGTTCGGGATGCCGCGCAAGCCGTCGGCGTAA